One Thermoanaerobacter pseudethanolicus ATCC 33223 genomic window, CCCCATCTTTTGGAATCCATCCCAGCAAGGTTATATAATTTACAATTGCTTCAGGAAGATATCCTTGGTCTCTAAACTCCTGCACAGAAGTCGCTCCATGTCTTTTACTAAGTTTACTTCTATCAGGGGCTAAAACCATAGACACATGGGCAAATTGAGGAATTTCTAAGCCTAAAGCTTCAAAAATTAGTATTTGCTTTGGGGTATTTGACAAATGTTCCTCTGCCCGTATAACATGTGTTATCCCCATTTGGTAATCATCTACCACAGTAGCAAAATTATAAGTAGGCATATTGTCTGATTTCATAATTATAAAGTCATCAAAGGTGGAATTATCAAACTCTACATCCCCTCTTATTATGTCGTGAACCACTGTCTTCCCTTGTTGAGGCACTTTTAATCTTATTACAGGTTTTTTCCCTTGCCTTAAATACTCCTCTATTTGCTCTTTGGTCAAATTTCTACATTTTCCCGTATACATTGGAGGCCTACCTTCTTTTTCTGCCTGTTTTCTCATTTCCTCTAACTCTTCTTTTGTGCAAAAACAGTAGTAAGCCTTTCCTTCCTTTAATAATTTATTTGCGAATTTTCTATATTCTTCTAACCTTTGCGATTGGTAAATAGGTCCTTCATCCCAATCAATACCTAACCACTTCAGTCCTTCAAGTATCCCTTTCATAGATTCTTCTGTCGACCTTTGTAGGTCAGTGTCATCCACCCTTAAAATAAATTTTCCTCCATTGTGCCTTGCAAAAAGCCAATTAAAAAGAGCAGTCCTGGCACCACCTATATGTAAACTCCCTGTAGGACTTGGGGCAAATCTTACTCTCACTTCACTCATCTTATCACCTCTTCATAAGTTTAAACTATTTTGATTATACTTTAATTGAAGTGTTTTTTCAACAAAGAAGTATTTCATCAAAAATTTGTGGTATAATCATACTATAAACTTAAAAAAGGAGCTGTTAAAATGAAAGATATTGTTATAAACCTTTTAAAAGAAAGAGGAGTTATTTTAGGAGATATGGCAATATTAGTATTAGACTTGCAAAAAAAGTATTATGATGATTTAACAATAGAGGAATGCATAGAAAATTTACATCATGTACTTGAGAAAAGAGAAGTTCAAAATGCAATCTTGACAGGAATCGCTTTAGACAAATTAGCAGAAAAAGACCTGCTAGAAGAACCTCTTTTGTCGATTTTAAAAAGAGATGAACCTTTATACGGCATTGACGAAATTTTGGCCCTTAGTATAACAAATGTTTATGGTTCTATAGGTCTTACTAATTTTGGATATCTTGATAAAGTAAAACCCGGCATAATAGGAAAACTTAATGAAGATAAACAAAAAAAGTGTAATACTTTTATTGATGATTTAGTAGCTGCAATAATCGCCGCGGCATGTGCTAGAATTGCTCATTCCAAAAAGAAAGATTCATGATACGTGTTTAACTGTAACATTTTTTGTTCTATGTGGAACTATTTAACAAATACTTAATCAACTGTAATTTTATCCTTTATCTGTTCAAACATCTTAGGCCCTATTCTAGAAACATTCACTATATCCTCTATTTTTTTAAAAGGTCCTTTGCTTTCTCTAAATTCTATTATTCTTTCAGCCGTTACAGGACCTATCCCTGGCAATGTCTGTAATTCCTCTCTTGTAGCTGTGTTTATATTTATTTTTTTATCTTTTGCTGTAGTATCAGAAAATGAAACCATCGCTTCCTCACCTTTTTTAGGCACTTTTATCATCTGCTCATCTTTAACTTTTTGCGCAAGATTGATATTGGTAAGGTCTGCCTCTTCCAATGGACCCCCAGCTTTATTTATAGCATCTATTACTCTTTCTCCTTCTTCCATAAGATAAACTCCTGGATTTTTAACTAGGCCCGTCACATAAACTTTTATTTCCGAAGGTTCTTTTTTATTCTCTTCAATACTATTATTTACCTCTTCTGATATATCATCAGCATTTGTACTAATAACAAAATCATTTTTTAATTTGTAATTTTTATAAATTACATACCCTGAAAACAATAAGATAAAGGATAATAAAACAACTATGGCATACTGTTGTCTCTTTGAAAAATAAGTCATGCTATCACCTCTTTTTACAAGCTCCTTTATTTATTTCTACATAAATCAAAAAATTCCTTTTTATTTTTCGCGTTTTTTTGTTATACTTTAAGTATCAGCATAAATTGGAGGCATAAAAATGAAAAAGATAATAGCTTCTTTGCTCACACTATTTATTTTGGTAGTGCAAATAACTCCTGTATACGCTAATGTGCCACCACCACCTGAAATTGTAGGCCCAACTGCAGTTTTAATGGATTTTACAACAGGTCAAGTATTGTATGACAAAAATATGCACAAAAGAATGTACCCCGCAAGCACAACTAAAATTCTTACTGCAATTATTGCTATAGAAAAGGGAAACTTAAACGATATTGTAACTGCTAGCAATAATGTTACAAAAATAGATGGAAATTCCATATTTCTTTCTCCTGGTGAGCAACTTACGTTAGAACAATTACTTTATGCGATTATGTTACAATCTGCCAATGATGCAGCAATAGCAATTGCTGAACACATTGGTGGAAGCGTAGAAAACTTTGCTAAAATGATGAATGAAAAAGCTAAAGAAATTGGAGCTTATGATAGCCATTTTGTAAATCCAAATGGTCTTCCTGATGACAATCATTATTCCACCCCTTATGATATGGCATTAATAGCAAGGTATGCAATGCAAAATCCAGAATTTAGAAAAATAGTAACTACAATACATTATCAAATTCCTCCTACTAATAAGTTTGATAAAGTAAGAGACCTATGGTTAAGCAATCGCTTAATCAAACCTTCAAGTTTTCGCTATGAAGGAGCTGATGGAGTAAAAACAGGATACACGGTTGCAGCTGGTCAAGTTTTAGCAGCTTCTGCAACAAGAGATGGTCGCAGACTTATATCCGTCATAATGGGAGACCAAGGAACAAATATCTGGACAGATACTATAAAACTTTTGGACTACGGGTTTCAAAACTTTAGTTTAGTGAAAAAAACAGAAAAGGGTGAAACAATAACATATATCGACTTAGGAAAGTCCCACTTTAAACTTCCTCTTATTGCAAAAGAAGACTTTTACTACGAAGTTCCTAAAGGTCAAGAAAATTCTATAGAGACCCAAATAATTCTAAATAAGGATATCAAAACGCCAATAAATAAAGGAGATGTGTTAGGGTACATCAAATATACTTTAGATGGCAACGAAATTGGTACAAATCCTCTCATTGCAGCCGAATCTGTTTATAAAAACTTTTGGGGAAACTATTATACGGAGGTACAATCTTCTGGTGTAAAAAATACAATGTATACTAACCCCGTAAAATTTATTGCTGGAACAACAATTTTAGGAATAGCTTTTATCCTTTGGAGAAGACGGAAAATTAGAAATAGAAAAAAATATATCTTCTCAAAATATTGATTTAAAAAGAGGGCAGAATGCCCTCTTTTTATGCATATATTTGGTTGTCATTGAGGCTTCTACTTCTTCCCATGTCCTTTATAAAAGAATCAACATTAAAAAATCTTTTTAAAATTTTAAAATAATACAACTCTTCTTTAGACTTTATTTCAAAACCGTTAGGTAGGAATCTATTTTTTATATACTCTGCATCACTAATTTCTGATTCGGCTATTTTATTTAATATTTCAGATGTACCAGTTCCTATTGCAAATTTTTCTTTTCTTCTCCATACAATTGATTCTGGTAAATAATTTTCTGCAAGCTTTCTAAGTATCCACTTTTCGGTTTTTTCTCGGCCGTTAATTTTAAATGACGGTGTTATTTTAAATGCGTACCGTAACACTTCTATATCTAAAAACGGTACACGTCCCTCAATGGAATGTGCCATTGTCATTCTGTCAACTCTTTGAAGATTTGTATTATGCAAATTTCGAGTTATATATTTTAATTCAGATTGTAATTTCCAAGGATTTGTATAATTTTTGAGGTAATGGTATCCACTAAATAACTCATCAGCACCTTCTCCCGAAAGAATAACCTTTACGTAATTGCTTGCAAGTTTTGATACAAAATATGTTGCAACAGCACTTCTGACTAAGGCTGGATCACAGGATTCAAGATGATATATAACTTTGGGTAAAACTTTTTTTATGTCCTCCTCTGTATAAATAAATTCATGGTGAATCGTACCTACATAATCAGCAACAACTCTTGCATTCTTTAAGTCATTACTTCCTTCGACACCTACTGCAAATGAGTGAAGGGGATTTTTGTATTTTGCTGCTATTGCTGCTATAAGGCTGCTATCCAATCCGCCACTTAAAAATACTCCAACAGGCACATCAGCAATCAACCTTTTTCTTACTGAATCCTCTAATCTAAGCCTTAATCCATTAATAATATTATCAACATCTGCAAAATGCATCGGATCCTGTGGAATTGAATAATATCTCTCAAATCCGTTTTCAGTTGTATAAATATATCCATTAGGAAATTCATTTATATCATCAGTTACTTCCTGAAGTGCTTTAATCTCCGAAGCAAAGGCAAAATAACCTTCTTTTGTTTTACCATAATACAATGGCTTTATTCCTAACGGATCGCGAGCAATAAATATGGTCTTTTTTTTAGAGTCATAAATAACTAAAGCAAACATTCCATCAATATAGTTAACACAATTTTTACCTAGTTCTTCATACAAATGAATTATTACTTCGCTATCAGTATCTGTGGAAAAAATATGGTTTTTTAACTCTTTACGCAATAATTGGTAATTGTAAATTTCTCCATTATAAATAAGCCAATACCTGCCATCTTCGTTTTTTATAGGTTGGCGTCCATGATAAAGGTCAATTATCGTCAACCTATTATGGCCTAATGTAATATTTTCATCTGCAAAAATACCTGACTCATCCGGGCCACGATGTCGTATTTTATCAAGCATCCTTTGTACTTTGCTCTTATCACCAGTTCCTATAATTCCTGCCAATCCGCACATTTGACTATCATTCCTCCCCTTCAGATATATTTAAAGAAATTGAATAAGGAACGTAAGAAAAGATCTTACGTTCCTAAGTTTTTATACTTCTATAGCTGATTTTTCATATTCACGTAAAATCTTTTCTACCCTTTCTTCTTCAGGTATTATTCTTTGTTTTTCATAGTCATAAGCGTAACATGCTCCATCTATCACTTTTGTTTGTAGTACTCCTTTAGCATATTTGTTACCTTTAAGATGAGGTGCATCCAATAGACCTATTTTTATTGCTAATGCCAGCACATCTGGATCTGCCAGTGGATCAGGGCTATGAGGTGCCAAGTTCTTTATCGCTTCCAATAAAATCCTTGTCTCTTTCTTTAACTGTTCTTTTCTTTGAATTACTTCTTTATCTTGAGTCAAATCAGGCATTCCAAACATAGAATTTTTTATCACGGCTTTTACTATTTTAACGCTTTCAATTATATCTTCTGGCGTTGCAGCATGATGAGCTTCACAATATCCCACTACGTGATATATATGAGGTCTTATAGCCATAGAGAGATAAGCACTGGAAGCTAACTGACCCTTGGCTTCTAAAAGGTCAGTTGGAAAACTTGCAAGTCCCGCTCTTGCTTGCCTTATAACTCTGAAATTTTCATCTTGTAATTCTTCTATCAATTCTATCTTAGCTAACATCTTTGCCAAATCCATTTTTGGTGAAATAGAAGCAGGTACATTAAACATAAACTGAGCTACATAGTCTCTTACTCCCATCTTTTTGGCATTATATGCTGCAAGATAAGCCATTGTTACTCCAATTACGTCGTGAGCATCTCTCAAGCTCCAATGATGTGCTTCGTTTACTTCTACAGGTACTCCTTTTTCAGCGTGCCATTTCATAAGCTGCTGATTTTCTCTTATGGAAGTATTTACATCCCTTGGTCCTCTGCCGTCCAATACATTATACCAGCAAAGGGGAATCGCTGCCCAAGCGTTATGGATAGTCTCTAGAAGCATCTCTGCCATCTTGAAAACATCATTTGTACCACTGTAACATCTGAGAAGAGGATAGTTACCTCTTCTTGAAGCCTCATATATTCTTATTAAGTCTTCTTCCTTTCTTATAGGAACACCGCCTGCTCCGTCCAAAGATTTGTCATATTTTTTATCAAAGAAGTGCTCTTGAGCATTTTGGTCTGGTGCTATAGAAATTACATCTAAAACTTCTGCTTCTGCTATCTTCTTAACTCCTTCTATAGTGTCCTCCAATGAAGGAAGCCCAAAGTGATGCCTTATTATAGGATAAGGATATTTATCTTCTATTCTTCCAATTAATGTATCAGCAAAAACTCTTTGTCTATGGTTTGAACTTCCTCCTCTTAAGAAATTAATTGTAGCTTCATCGCCATTTTTACCATCAAAAACTGCTGCAAATATTCCTGATTTACGAGCTACTTCTGCAGTAGGCTCTGTCCCTCCAAATACCCATTTTATATGTTGCAAATTATTTACTTCTATTTCCCTCTTGAGTTCTTCTAAAAGTTTTTCAAGAGCTGAAGGAGTCAGTCTAAAGCTTACTCCTACAATCTCCGGCTTATGTTCTTTAACAGCTTCAATCAATTTTTTAATAGGAACTGCAGGACCTAAAAATACAGTCTCATAACCTTGCTGTTCTGCAAATCTCAAAAAGTTATACACACCTGCTACATGGACGCAATTACCTATCGCTGCCGCTACAATTAACTTTTTCATGCTATCGTTACCTCCTTTCTTTTCCCTTCAACCAATTCTATAATTTCTTCAACTGTCATACCTTGTATGCCAAGCTTTTCAGCTGTTCTTCCAATTTTCCAATAATCTTTTCCGTGCATAACTGAAGCAAGATGTATAACAGCATCAATAGTGGGGGTCTTAATGCCTATCTCTTTCCCTATAGAAGACATAGGCACTAAACTCATAGGAACATCTTCAAATATATAACGGCAATCTAATGTTTGAGGAGCTAACAAACCCACATAAGCTTTTGTATTTTGAATTGCCTCATATAGATTTTCTCCTTCTGCATTATAACTTTCTTTTAGCCATCTTTTAGCGGAAATAGTATTTACACCTAGAGCTTTCGCCACCATCATTCTCTCATTATCTATTTTTTCCAGTATTTTTGCAACAGAAGGAGAAATGCCTTCCCGATAATATTCAAAATTCCCTTTAGTAGTTTCTATTCTCGCTGCATTCAAAAGAGTAGGTGTAGGATGAAAAACAGCTCCAAAATTGTTAAGACTCGTTTCAAGAACGTTTTGCGCCGGAATAAATTGAGGAAAGGCAGTATTAAGTGTTTCCACCACTATTTCTGTTTTTTCTTTAGGTATTGCAGCAACAGACACAACTTCCTTTATCTTATATATTTTCGATTTTCCCATGGAAGACCTGCAGGCATATATAAAAGTATCTGTTTCTGCAATAACTACATCTAAATCTTCTCTTTTTCTTATAACATTATGAAACTCTAAAGCACCACCAGTTCTTCCAGGATTTAATACAATTATTTGACCATCCTTAAGATATAGCAGCATGTCTTCGGCAATTTTATAATGGGCAGAAGCAGGAACTACAACTAAAATTATATCAACATCTTTAATAGCTTTCTCCATGTCATCAGTTATCACATTTAACTTGCCAAACCCTTCTACTTCTCCTTCTAATTCAATTCCACCTTTTTCTATAATAGGAAGTAATTTTTGATAGGTTCTATTGTACAAATTAACTTTATAGCCTTTTAAAGCGAGATGCCCCGCTATCGCTTGACCCCCATTCCCAGCTCCAATTACTGCAAAAGAGAGTTGTTTCATTTTTACTACCCCCTTTTAAAGAAATGAAAAAGCTATAGAGGGAAATCTATAGCTTTAGCCTTCGGTGTCTGAAAAGACATAAAAAGACACCATTGCTATCATCCTCCTCTTTCAACGCTTACGAGGTTAGCTGACGGGTTCGGGTCGAAAGATAACCCTACCATCTTATCAAAAGATGGATTCACCCCCAAAGTGGTTCCCCCGCTTCTTTACGAATTCAGCGTTTAGCAT contains:
- the gltX gene encoding glutamate--tRNA ligase, with amino-acid sequence MSEVRVRFAPSPTGSLHIGGARTALFNWLFARHNGGKFILRVDDTDLQRSTEESMKGILEGLKWLGIDWDEGPIYQSQRLEEYRKFANKLLKEGKAYYCFCTKEELEEMRKQAEKEGRPPMYTGKCRNLTKEQIEEYLRQGKKPVIRLKVPQQGKTVVHDIIRGDVEFDNSTFDDFIIMKSDNMPTYNFATVVDDYQMGITHVIRAEEHLSNTPKQILIFEALGLEIPQFAHVSMVLAPDRSKLSKRHGATSVQEFRDQGYLPEAIVNYITLLGWIPKDGEEIFDVSKSKKEFTLERVSKNPAIYDVQKLTWINGHYIRNYDLDKLTEVVIPFLKAKNFIGEDFDYDYIKKIVSVVREREKTLVDVADAMSYYFTEVYEYEEKGVKKYFTKEKVVDILKKAVVTLKEVEPFNKFTTEEAYRKLVEELQISSGELFHPTRLAISGRTFGPGLFDIMELLGKERTIERIEKAIDFIQKMRK
- a CDS encoding phosphatidylglycerophosphatase A family protein translates to MKDIVINLLKERGVILGDMAILVLDLQKKYYDDLTIEECIENLHHVLEKREVQNAILTGIALDKLAEKDLLEEPLLSILKRDEPLYGIDEILALSITNVYGSIGLTNFGYLDKVKPGIIGKLNEDKQKKCNTFIDDLVAAIIAAACARIAHSKKKDS
- a CDS encoding helix-hairpin-helix domain-containing protein — translated: MTYFSKRQQYAIVVLLSFILLFSGYVIYKNYKLKNDFVISTNADDISEEVNNSIEENKKEPSEIKVYVTGLVKNPGVYLMEEGERVIDAINKAGGPLEEADLTNINLAQKVKDEQMIKVPKKGEEAMVSFSDTTAKDKKININTATREELQTLPGIGPVTAERIIEFRESKGPFKKIEDIVNVSRIGPKMFEQIKDKITVD
- a CDS encoding D-alanyl-D-alanine carboxypeptidase family protein → MKKIIASLLTLFILVVQITPVYANVPPPPEIVGPTAVLMDFTTGQVLYDKNMHKRMYPASTTKILTAIIAIEKGNLNDIVTASNNVTKIDGNSIFLSPGEQLTLEQLLYAIMLQSANDAAIAIAEHIGGSVENFAKMMNEKAKEIGAYDSHFVNPNGLPDDNHYSTPYDMALIARYAMQNPEFRKIVTTIHYQIPPTNKFDKVRDLWLSNRLIKPSSFRYEGADGVKTGYTVAAGQVLAASATRDGRRLISVIMGDQGTNIWTDTIKLLDYGFQNFSLVKKTEKGETITYIDLGKSHFKLPLIAKEDFYYEVPKGQENSIETQIILNKDIKTPINKGDVLGYIKYTLDGNEIGTNPLIAAESVYKNFWGNYYTEVQSSGVKNTMYTNPVKFIAGTTILGIAFILWRRRKIRNRKKYIFSKY
- the asnB gene encoding asparagine synthase B translates to MCGLAGIIGTGDKSKVQRMLDKIRHRGPDESGIFADENITLGHNRLTIIDLYHGRQPIKNEDGRYWLIYNGEIYNYQLLRKELKNHIFSTDTDSEVIIHLYEELGKNCVNYIDGMFALVIYDSKKKTIFIARDPLGIKPLYYGKTKEGYFAFASEIKALQEVTDDINEFPNGYIYTTENGFERYYSIPQDPMHFADVDNIINGLRLRLEDSVRKRLIADVPVGVFLSGGLDSSLIAAIAAKYKNPLHSFAVGVEGSNDLKNARVVADYVGTIHHEFIYTEEDIKKVLPKVIYHLESCDPALVRSAVATYFVSKLASNYVKVILSGEGADELFSGYHYLKNYTNPWKLQSELKYITRNLHNTNLQRVDRMTMAHSIEGRVPFLDIEVLRYAFKITPSFKINGREKTEKWILRKLAENYLPESIVWRRKEKFAIGTGTSEILNKIAESEISDAEYIKNRFLPNGFEIKSKEELYYFKILKRFFNVDSFIKDMGRSRSLNDNQIYA
- a CDS encoding cobalamin-dependent protein (Presence of a B(12) (cobalamin)-binding domain implies dependence on cobalamin itself, in one of its several forms, or in some unusual lineages, dependence on a cobalamin-like analog.), whose amino-acid sequence is MKKLIVAAAIGNCVHVAGVYNFLRFAEQQGYETVFLGPAVPIKKLIEAVKEHKPEIVGVSFRLTPSALEKLLEELKREIEVNNLQHIKWVFGGTEPTAEVARKSGIFAAVFDGKNGDEATINFLRGGSSNHRQRVFADTLIGRIEDKYPYPIIRHHFGLPSLEDTIEGVKKIAEAEVLDVISIAPDQNAQEHFFDKKYDKSLDGAGGVPIRKEEDLIRIYEASRRGNYPLLRCYSGTNDVFKMAEMLLETIHNAWAAIPLCWYNVLDGRGPRDVNTSIRENQQLMKWHAEKGVPVEVNEAHHWSLRDAHDVIGVTMAYLAAYNAKKMGVRDYVAQFMFNVPASISPKMDLAKMLAKIELIEELQDENFRVIRQARAGLASFPTDLLEAKGQLASSAYLSMAIRPHIYHVVGYCEAHHAATPEDIIESVKIVKAVIKNSMFGMPDLTQDKEVIQRKEQLKKETRILLEAIKNLAPHSPDPLADPDVLALAIKIGLLDAPHLKGNKYAKGVLQTKVIDGACYAYDYEKQRIIPEEERVEKILREYEKSAIEV
- a CDS encoding NAD/NADP-dependent octopine/nopaline dehydrogenase family protein gives rise to the protein MKQLSFAVIGAGNGGQAIAGHLALKGYKVNLYNRTYQKLLPIIEKGGIELEGEVEGFGKLNVITDDMEKAIKDVDIILVVVPASAHYKIAEDMLLYLKDGQIIVLNPGRTGGALEFHNVIRKREDLDVVIAETDTFIYACRSSMGKSKIYKIKEVVSVAAIPKEKTEIVVETLNTAFPQFIPAQNVLETSLNNFGAVFHPTPTLLNAARIETTKGNFEYYREGISPSVAKILEKIDNERMMVAKALGVNTISAKRWLKESYNAEGENLYEAIQNTKAYVGLLAPQTLDCRYIFEDVPMSLVPMSSIGKEIGIKTPTIDAVIHLASVMHGKDYWKIGRTAEKLGIQGMTVEEIIELVEGKRKEVTIA